A segment of the Desulfovibrionales bacterium genome:
TAAGACGATATGAGCGATAAATTAAACTTCCTTAAACTGTTTTCAACCCTGAACAATAAGAAGATTCGCTATCTCGTCGCCGGTGGAGTGGCTGTCAATCTTTATGGGATTGAGCGTGCCACAGGCGATATAGATATCGTTGTTCATCTGGAGCGACATAATCTTGAAAAGTTTGTGGAGGTCATGAAGGGGTTAGGCTTCAAGCCCAAAATTCCGGTGAAACTTGAAGATCTGTGCAGTAAGGAGATGAGGGACAAATGGGTTCGTGAAAAGGGGATGAAGGTTTTCAGCGTTTATGACCCTCAGAATCCTTATTTCCTATTGGATGTATTTGTAGAGGAGCCGTTTGACTTTGATAAGGTCTATGAAGAACGGAAAAATATCAAGGCCGGAAATGTAAGGATTCCACTTGTGCCTATAAAACGGCTTATTGAGATGAAGAAGAAAGTCGGCAGACCACAGGATATTGCCGATGTCTATTATCTTAGAAAAATAGAAAAGGAGTGGGGCGATGAATAAAAAGCCACTGTTATATTATAGGACGATAGAGCAGATAGAAGAGTACCGGAAACGGCCGGCTCTTCAAAAGATTAAGTGGCTTGAGACACAGATGGAGTTCTTCTATTATGCCATGCCTGATAAGGCCAAGAAGATCAGGGAACGTATGCGCGCAGAAAAAAAGACCGCAACCCTTTAATAGATAGACTCACTCGTGGATAGCAGGAATATGTCCTCATAGAAAAAGGGTAGGGGTATTTACATGAAACTCCACTTCGAGGGCAACCAGGAATACCAGATAGAGGCCATTAGGGCCGTCACGGATATATCAGGGGAAAGGGACGGGACATTCTTGAAAATTATCACTTTTAGAACAATGGGCATTTCATGTCTGCCGTGATTTACAGATGTTGGGAACAGAATCGATAGCGTCTTGACGTTATATCACCATAGCGTTATAATGTTGCTCAAAAACATGGAGGGGCATGATGTCTGCATTGACAAAAAGGGCGACGATTTATTTGGACCCTATGTTGCACAAGGCCTTGCGTCTGAAGGCGGCGGAGACATCCCGGTCTATGTCCGAGCTGGTCAACCGTGCCGTGCGCCTTTCCCTGGCAGAGGATGCAGAAGACCTCGCTGCCTTTGAAGAGCGGGCAGGCGAGCCGCTGGTTGCCTTCGAAGACCTGCTGAAAGACCTTAAGAAGCATGGCCGGATATAACATTTTTCTGCGGCATTCCGTCGCGAAAGACCTTGACGGCATTCCAAAGAAAGACCTCAGGCGCATAATTGACCGTATCCGGTCACTTGTTCATGACCCAAGGCCCTCCGGCTGCGAGAAGCTTTCCGGGCAGGAACGATACCGGATTCGGCAAGGAAGATATCGTATTGTTTACTCCATCCAGGACAATAATCTTACTATTTGGATTGTGAAAGTGTGACACAGACGGGATGTATATCGATGCCTGGGATAGACTTCAGGGACGTCAGTAGTAAGAGGATACTGTGGGTGATATCGCGGGGATTGATAACGAGCATAGTATCAGGAGGTTTGATATGCCGCTGCCGGTCTTGGTAAGAAACCTTGTCGACAAAAAAGTAGATGGGTTCTGCAAAAAAACGGTTCCACCCCATGTGCTGCACCAGGTAAATCTTTCCTTCAGAATAAGGGGCAACAGTGTCACTATCTTTGAAAATCGGGCGCCGTGGCACGAAGGTATTAAGGAATGGACATCCATGAAGATCGCGCAATTCCGGTATGATGAAAAGAGCGACAAGTGGAGGCTTTATTATCCTGACCGGAATGAAAGATGGCGGGAATATCGGGGTATGGAACCAACAAAAAATATAGACAAAATATTAGCTAAAATAGATGAGGACCCTACAGGGATTTTCTGGGGTTAGAGAAGAATGCAAAGACGGAGAGGCGGGACATTCCAGTGCACGTTTTAAATAAAAATGTTGCAGGAGTTACAGAGGCTGTAAGGGGTATATGGATTTTGAAACGGTTTTAGAAAAGGTTTTGACGGCATTTGAAAAAGCCGGTATTCGCTATGCCTTGATGGGTGGGTTTGCCCTCGGTATCTGGGGCGTTCACCGCGCCACAGTGGATGTGGATTTCTTAATCGACAGGGATGACCTGGAGAAGGCCCACAGGATTATGTCTGACTTGACGTATCAACGTCTCCATCACACAGAAAACGTCTCTCAATATGCATCACCCCTAAATATCTTTGGCGAGGTGGACTTCCTTCATGCCTTCCGTTCGGCATCGCGGCGGATGCTCGAACGGTCTGAAGAGAAAAAGATATGCGGCGGAAAGCTGACTATAAGGGTCTTAATACCCGAAGATTTGGTTGGATTAAAAGTACAGGCCATGGTAAATGACAATTCAAGATGGACGAGCGATCTTGCTGATATTGAGGGAATAATGGCTTTACACAAGGCGGAGTTAGACTGGTCAATTATTGAGGAGTATTTTGCCTTGTTTGGTCTGGAGGAGATGGGACAAGAGTTAAGGAGAAGATACTGTGGCACTTGAGCAAGAAGAGAGACAGGAGTTGCTAAAGCTCGCCAAGTCGTCCACGCTAAGGGAAGATATGCATCGGTTGGCTTCCAGCCGACGTAATCCCTTATTGATCGATGGCCGGGTTGACCTAGATAGGTGGTTAGCATTTCTTAACAATTACAACGAGTTTGTCAACCATACTCCTAAGCCCTTCCGCCCCATGTCAGACCGGGTTATGAAGTTATAGGGGGCAGGGGACGTATGGGATTCGGCGGAGGTCGGAGGTGATCCGATTTTGTGTACTGGCCAGTGGCAGTAAGGGAAATTGTACGTATCTGGAATCTCAGGGGGCGCGCTTCCTGGTCGATGCGGGATTAAGCGCAACGGAAATCACGAGGCGCTTAAATGCTATCGGGGTTTCTCCGGATTCTCTGAGCGGTGTCATAGTCACCCATGAACATAATGATCATATCCGCGGGGTCGGTGTTATCTCGCGCCGTTTTGCCCTGCCCGTTTATATGACATCTGCTACCTATCGGGCGGCGGCCAGATATCTGGGCCGTATAAAAGAGGTATGCACTGTCGAAAGCGGCCGCTCTTTCACTATCGATAGTATTACCGTTCACCCCTTTTCTATCCCTCATGATGCCGCTGATCCGATCGGCCTTTGCGTCAGTAACGCCCGGGTTAAGCTGGGCATCTCCACGGACATGGGGATGGTTACACACCTTGCTTCTAATGAACTAAAGGGATGCCATGCTTTGATTATGGAGGCCAATCATGACCCGGAGATGCTGGAATACGGTCCTTATCCGTGGCATCTGAAACAGAGAATAAAGGGACGATTAGGCCATTTATCAAATTATCAGACCTGCCAGTTACTGGAAGAGATACTCCATCCCGGATTGCAGCACATAGTACTGGCCCATTTGAGCCAGGTGAATAATCACCCGGAGAAGGCCTATCAAACCGTCAAAAATTTCCTTAAACAGTCTTCGGCTACCACCGGTCTTTCGCTATCCTGGCAGGATCGGATAGGGAAGTTGGTGGAGATAAGCTAACCGTTATAAGGATGATGTCTATGGATATATCTACATCGGTAAAATTTCTTATCGAACAGGCCCTGGCTGAGGATATTGGGACGGGGGATCTGACCACGGAGGCCCTGATCGATCCTGAACTCCAGGGACAGGCCACCATCGTAGCCAAACAGGACTTCCTGGTCGCCGGGCTTGAAGTCGCCGGGCAGGTCTTTCGTACGCTGAATCCCGTTATTGAATTTAAAGCCCTCCTCAAAGACGGGGGGCGCGTTGCGTCCGGGGAAGTACTGGCCGAGGTTTACGGGCCGGTCGCTGATTTACTCAGAGGCGAGAGGGTAGCCCTTAATTTCTTGCAGCATCTTTCGGGTATCGCCACCCACACCCATAAATTCGTTGAGGCCGTGGCCGGGTTGCCGGTTAAGATATTAGACACCCGGAAGACCACCCCCGGCCTGCGCCTTCTGGAAAAGTACGCCGTCCGGATGGGAGGCGGCCATAATCACCGTTTTGGCCTCTATGACGCCATTTTAATCAAAGATAATCATCTATCCGCCGTTAACTCACTGGCCGGGGCAATCCGGCGGGCCAAGGACTATGCCCCGCATGTAGCAAAAGTTGAGATAGAAGTCAGCAGCATAGACCAGCTTAAGGAGGCCCTGAAAGCCGAGGCCGGGGCTATTCTCCTGGACAACATGGACATCCCGACCCTGAAAGAGGCCGTGGCCCTGGCCGGAGGAAAGGCCATCCTTGAAGCCTCCGGCGGGGTAAATTTAAAGAACGTGCGGGAAATAGCAGAGACCGGTGTGGACTTAATCTCCATCGGGGCACTTACCCACTCGGCTCCGGCCTGCGATATAAGCATGAGGCTGTCTATTCTCTTACCTCATACTCCAGGTAAACAGTCACCGTCCGGTTGAGGGCCCGGCCCTCCGGCCGGCCGTTATCATAAAGGGGATCATGGGGGCCTACGCCCGCATAGGTGATTCTATCATCTGCCGTAATCCCTCCGGCCAGTATCTGATCGTAAACAGCCCTGGCCCGCCTCTCTGACAGCCTCAGGTTGTAATCTTCTTTGCCTATAATATCCGTATGGCCGACGATCTTCACCCCGGCAGCCGGGAGTTGTTTTATCCTTCCGATTATCTGATTCAGGACGGCCTTATTCTGTTCCTTTATATCCGCGCGATCAAAGTCAAAGAGTATAAGCGCATATTTTTCCAGCACCTTATGGCCCGTCTTCTGGGCAACCTGTTCCTCGCGCCTTATGAACGTAACAGAAGAAGGCGCGGAAACGGTCTTGTAGCTCTGCCCTTTTTCGTCTATGACCTCCATGCGAACGCTGAGATTTTTGTAGGCGCCGATCTTGCGGAGATCAAGGTCTTTCAGATCGAAGGCGTAGGCCGGCGCAGGTTCTCCCTCGCCATCTACAGACCGGATTACGGCGTCATCACCCATTATCTCTATATCCCAATGCGCTACGCCATACCCGGCCTGGATCTGTGGTAAGAGTCGGATATCTTTGGCGTCGCTCACCGCCTCCATATATGTGCTTTTTATGGTGTCAGCTATGGCCGGGGAATCAGAATATATCTCTGCGCGCTGGTTTTCGGCCCTCCCCTCGTTTACCCGGTTGGTACTGGCCATGGCCGGCAGACTGCGGGTCTCAATATCCATCCGGGTTGGGTCTATGCCCCATATATCCTTTAAATAAGACTGTACGGCCCCGGCCCTCTGCCGGGAGAGGTTAAGTTTACCCCGCTCCACGCCATAATGCGCGTTACAGCCGACAATTTTTATACGGGCCTCCGGATGCCCGGTCATGCGTTTCCCTATGACATTCAGGATATGATGATACTTATCCATCGTGCCTTCCAATTCACTCTCTTTAAAGGCCCCGGTCCCTGCCTTATCTGTGAAAAGGACATACCGCCCGGGGATTACACCTTCGCCTGTCTCAAAATATACATAATTAAGCAATGGAGAGCTGTCGACCGTGGTTACTTCCTCGATGGTTATCTTATCCGGCTCCGTGTTCAGCGATCCATAAGGCGGGGGCACAAGCTCATGTATCACTTTTTCCCTGGAAACCCGGACCGGACAAGGACCCGCGGTGGTTTCATGGGTATCACCATAGACGTCGGTTACTTTGATACGGGACTCAAGGTTACCGAAAGCAGCCAGCTTTGCCCGGCCCAGTTCGTCCAGAGGAAACGTATATAACGGTTTTAGGTCACCTGTGCCCCTTATGGTCTTTATAGGTTCATTATCGCCGAGGAGGGTGAGTTCCCAATCGGCAATGCCATATTCGGCCGCTATCTGCGGCCGGATTTTTATCTCATCTATGCCCCTCGTCCTGACTATAAATTCATTTACCGCGTCCGCCTGCATAGTCGGCAGATCGTATATAATTTCTACCCGCTGATTTTCCGCCCGTCCGCCTAATACATCCATAGCCGTGGCCTGCGCCGGCAGATTGCGGGTCTCCACCTTCATGCGCAGGGGATCCACCCCCCAGACATTATAAAGATAGGTCCTTACCGCCTCGGCCCGGCGGCTCGAAAGATCAAGGTTATTCTTCTCTACACCGGTGTCTGAGTTACAGCCTACGATACGTACCCGGGCCATAGGAGTTTGGGTCAGGCGTCTGCCCACGATATTGAGCAGGTGGTAATACCGCTCCGGCGCAGATTTCAGGGTCTTTTCATCGAAGGTCTGCGTCTGCGTCCTGTCCTTCAGCAGGACATACTTTCCGGGAATCTCACTTTTGCCGGCCTCAAAGAATACATGATTCAATACCGGCGAGCCGTCGGTCATGGTAAACATGTCAAAATTTAAATCCGCAGGCTCCAGGGACAAGGTTCCCTGCGGAGGATTGAGAAAACGATACGTAACTACGTAGCGATGAAACAGGGTCGTAGAAAAGGACTGGAAAATGGGCAGAAGTTCAGTGGCGGAAACAGCCTTCCATATCTTGCCTCCGTGGGCCTCGGCAAACGATTTAAGGAAGGGGTCCGGAGCCGTCACCGGCATATAGTCTATGGAATAGGCCGCGAGATTCACTACCCCCCTGGCCGCGGCCTCCACCGCCTTACGGTCCAGGATGCTGTTGAGATCCTCGCCATCCGAGAAGACCACGAGAAACTTATTGCCCTTTTCCGGCATCTTTTGGATTAAATCCAGCCCGGCCGCCATGCCTTCGTAGAGGAAGGTCTGATTGGTTAATCCGCGATCAAAGCTTTCCCGGAAAAAGTTCCTGAGCCTTGAGACATCGTTGGAACGAAAGGTCTTGACGTGCAGGTTGCGTTCTTTGACCCTTATGGTATGCGCGTCATCAAAGACCACCACCTGAATATCGTCGATGGGCCGCGCTATCCTGAGGAATTCTTCCAGGGCCGAGAGGAGCGGCTGCACGGCATGGCGCTCTTTCATGGAAAAGGAATTATCTACAACCAGAACCACGTTCAGTCCTACATCCTTTCTGGTTTCAAGGGGCTCCGCCGATAATATCCTGGCTTTTTTTCGCCCCCTTTGCACTACAAAATCTTCGGCATTCAGTCCCTCAACAGGATTATCTTCAGCATCCAGGGCCGAAACCAGCACCTTGTTTTCGCCTATAACCTGATAAGACAGCTTAACGGCGCGGGCCGGGGCCAGGACCTGAAAGCCTTCCTCAGCATAACAGTTACAAAAATAAAAAATGCCGATGACTATTGAGCAAAAGAAGATCATTACCTTTTTCATCGTGTCCCCCCCATGAATTATATTTAGTTTCCATCCGGAAATCCCGGTCTTGCGGATGGAGCAGTCAGCATGAAGCCGGTTCACCGTTCACTGTTGACCGTTTACCGAAAGAAAATGTCGGACAACGGTTGACGGTTAACGTATAACAAACATGCTGATAGCTGATAGCGTGAATCCGGCCTTAGGCCGACCGTGGGCCGGAAACGGTAGTTCCCGGACTTAAAACCCGCTGAACGGTGTCGGAGTAAAGGTCACCACAAAAAGGATCAAGGCCAGTACCCCAAGCCACTTTCGTTTTGTGTCCAGTGGAATGGCGGGATTAAGCGGCGGGGGATGCTGCCAGCCCATAACGTAGAGCAGCCCCGCCCATATAAACCAGCCGGACCAGCCCACCAGGCCAAGAATTATAAGGGCAATAAAACAGCCAATGGCGAGCCTCTTTGATTTTTCTCCCAGGATGGCGTAGGCGATATGTCCGCCGTCGAGTTGGCCGACGGGGATGAGGTTAAGAGAGGTCACCAAGAGCCCGATCCAGCCGGCAAAGGCTACCGGGTGGAGAACGACCTGATAATAGTCAGGCAGCTTGCCCAGCGCGAGCCGGACCATCTGGTCAAGGAGGATGGAAGAACCAAGTTCCACGCCGGTGGGTTTAGGCATTACCTGGATAGTGGACATCTTAAGCCCGATATAGAGCACCGGGATGGCTACGACGGCTCCTCCCAGTGGTCCGGAGAGGCCGATATCCAGGAGCGCCCTTCGGTTTTCCATGGGTGATTTTATCCGGATAAAGGCCCCGAAGGTGCCGATTACCGATGGGGCAGGGATGAAAAAAGGCAGGGTAACCTGTACGCCGTGGTATCGGGAGACGAAATAGTGACTCATCTCGTGGGTTATGAGTATGGCCAGGAGGGTAAAGGAAAAGGGAATTCCTTTGGTTAACAGGGTCCAGTCTTTAAGCAGGGCGGCTAAGGAGACTCCCTGCTGGAGGGCCCCGGCCACCGTGGTTGAAATGACCGTCAGCAAAAAGAGAAGTATGTTGACTGCGATGGATGAACCCTTAGGCTTAAGCTTTAGCGTCACGCCAGGATAACAATGCAATGATTTATGGCTTTTTGGAATTGACCCGTTCTTTTAATTCCTTACCCGCCTTAAAGAATGGAAGTTTTTTGGCAGATACGTCGATATTCCGGCCTGTTTTGGGGTTACGGCCTGTGTAGGGTTTGTAGTCCTTTACTACAAAACTACCCAGTCCCCTTATCTCAATACCCTCGCCGGCCACCAACGCCTGACTCATGGCCTCAAAGACAGTGTCAATTACTTCTTCGGCTACCTGCTTGGTCAGGGCAGTCTCTTTGCTCAGGGCCGCTACTAAATCTGACTTGTTCATGGCACTATCCTCACTACCTGTCTTAGCTTAGGTAATACATATACCAAAGCTTGTATAAGCTTGTAAAGAATAATTTGGCGGTTTCGTGAAAAACCATCGCCACAAAGACGCTAAGGCATTAAGATATGTAACATTTCTACATGACTTCTAATTTTGGCCAAGAGTTAATGACATATAAAGATGTGACCTGACCGTATGTCCTTCCTGCGCCCCCCTTCCGCCATTCTCCTGTATTCACGGAAGCAGGAGAGTAGTGCAGTTTCCTGGGCACCAAATAATCTCTTGACACAATCCAACAACTATTTTAAACATCTGTTTTAAAAATGAGTATAAAAGATAGATGAACAAAATAGCGGAAAGAAGCCTGGACACTCGGAGCCGGTTGCTCCAAGCTGCCGGTGAGGTATTTGCTAGTCATGGATTTCGGGCCGCCACCGTACGTGAAATTTCTCGCCGTGCAGATGCAAACATTGCCGCAGTCAATTATCATTTCGGGAATAAAAAAAGGCTCTATTCCGCAGTCTTACATCATACGCTCAGGTCTGCCATCGAAAAATACCCCCCTGATTTTGGCTTGGATGAGAATTCTACGCCCGAGCAGCGTCTCCATGCTTTCATCCGCTCATTACTCTTCCGGCTCCTGGACAAGGGCCGTCCCGCCTGGCACGGAAGATTGATGGCTCGAGAAATAGCCGAGCCGACAAGCGCACTTGATCAATTAGTAGTAGAAGTGATGAGGCCCCTTTACGAACGACTCACTTCCATAGTGCTGGACCTTACCGGTAAGCATGCCGATGAGGAATCAGTAAAGCTTTGCGTAATGAGTGTTATGGGGCAGTGTCTGTTTTATCACCATGCCCGGTCCGTTGTGTTAAGACTTTATCCTCAAGAGTTTGGCCCTGCAGAAATAGAGCGGCTGGCAGATCATATCTGCCGCTTTTCAGTGCAGGCCATAAGAGGCTTCCAGGAATGAAATGAATTTTCCGTCCTGCTCCATTGCCGGTAAGGCCAAAAAGATGTCCATCTTGGGAATAGGTCATGTCTTAATTGGCCTGGTATTCATGATAAGTCTCGTGAGCTGCATGGTCGGTCCAAATTATCGCCCTCCAGAGCCTGAAATGCCCGCCAATTGGAGTGAGTCGGATAAAACCCGGGTTTCTGACTCGCTCATGGAAGCTACACAGTGGTGGACCATATTCAATGACCCCGAACTTAATTCCCTTATTGACCGGGCAATTCGGTCGAATACGGATTTGCGGCTCGCTGAGGCCCGGATCCAGGGGGCGCGTGCTGCTCGCAGAGTCGTAGCCGGCGCGGAATACCCCGGAGTCGATGCCACTGCGGATTATTCACACAGTCGGCAGAGTCAGAATACTGGAAATTCTACCAGTGCACCGGTTGAGCACGACCTTTACCAGGCGGGCTTCGATGCCGGTTGGGAGATCGATATTTTTGGCGGCGTGCGGCGCGCAGTCGAAGCGGCAGATGCCGAAGTCGGCGCTTCAGAGGAAAACCGCCGTGACGTGCTGGTTACGTTGCTTGCCGAAGTCGCCAGAAACTATCTGGAGGTGCGTGGCAATCAGCACCGTCTGGCTATAGCCAGGCAAAATATCCAGGCACAACGTCAGGTAGTCGAGCTGACGCATGGACGCTTTGAAGCCGGTATAGGAAGTGCTCTGGATATTGCGCAGGCCGAAGGGCAACTGGCAAATACGGAGGCGCGTGAACCGGCCTTAGAAAGCTCTATAAGGCAAGCCATCCACCGTCTGGGAGTGCTGCTTGGGCAGGAACCCGGTGCGCTGTTGGCAGAGCTTTTAAAAGAGGCTCCCATTCCAACGACTCCACCAGAGGTGCCAGTCGGTCTGCCTTCGCAGCTGCTTCTCCGCCGCCCTGATATTAGGCGGGCGGAGCGGGAATTGGCGTCTGCAACTGCCCGTATCGGAGTTGCCACTGCCGATCTCTTCCCGCGATTCTCTCTTACGGGCCTGGCGGGCTTCCAAAGCACAAATCTTACTGATCTCTTCGGTTCTGGAAGCGGCTACTGGGTTTTGGGACCGACTGTAAGGTGGCCTATCTTTAATGCCGGCCGGATACGCGCCAACATCGAGGTCCAGAATGCACTTCAAGAACAGGCTCTAATTCGATATGAGAAGACCATCCTCAACTCGCTTGAGGAGGTAGAGAACGCACTTGTGGCATACTCAAAAGAGCAATTGAGCCGCCGTGCCCTGGCCGAAGCAGTTGATTCTAGCCGCAAAGCTGCCGATATTGCCAACGAGCTTTACACAAAGGGTCTGGTAAATTTCCTGAACGTACTCGATAGCGAACGATCATTGTACCAGTCGGAAGATCAGCTTGCACAAAGTGATCAACGAATTGCAACAGACCTGATAGCACTCTTTAAGTCTCTCGGCGGGGGATGGGAAATACCAAGGTGATGGCTGAAAATGAAGGATTACTCAAAAGAGGAACTAAGATGAGGTCAATTATAAAACAACAAAAACTCGGGACTCCTCTTATTTTTATGGCCGTGATCATTTTTGCCATTCTTACAGGCTGCTCCCGGGATGGATCGAAAGAGGCACGGGCTGAGGATCCGAGGAAAGCCCCAGTGCCTGTAACCATTGCCGCTGCGGAAGAAAAATCCGTCCCCATAGAGCTGCGTGCGGTAGGGAATGTAAGGGCATTCTCGACGGTCTCAGTAAAGGCCCAGGTAGGCGGAGAATTGATAGCCGTACATTTCAAAGAGGGTCAAGAAGTAAAGTGTGGAGATCTGCTTTTTACAATCGATCCCGCCCCCTTTGAGGCTCATCTCAAGCAGGCCGAAGCCAATCTGGCCAAACACCAGGCTGAATTGCAGAATGCCCAAAAGCAGGTGGAACGGTACGGGTCTGTTGTCAAAAAGGGTTATGTATCGAAAGAAAATTATGACCAGGTAAGTACCGATGCTATAGCTCTTGAGGCCGGTGTGCTCGCGGACAAGGCCGCAGTTGAAAACGCCAAGCTCGATCTTAGGTATTGCTATATCCGGTCTCCGATTACCGGTTATACCGGAGAGCTTAAGGTGCATCGAGGGAACCTGATCAAGGCTAATGATAACGATCGTCCCATGGTAACGATAAACCAGACCAGTCCAATATACCTTGCTTTTTCCATCCCGGAAAGAAATCTCCCGGAGGTGAAACGGCACATGAAAACTCGAAAGCTTGACGTTCTGGCGGAAGTTCCCGGCATGGAGGCCCGGCCTCTCCGTGGTGAGCTGGCCTCTATTGATAACACGGTGGACTCTGGAACAGGTACCATCCAGCTCAAGGCCATCTTCCCCAATCGGGATACGAGCTTATGGCCGGGACAGTTTGTTAATGTGACCTTGACGCTCGGAAAGCAGGATGCGGCAGTGATAGTTCCTTCCCATGCCGTTCAGG
Coding sequences within it:
- a CDS encoding efflux RND transporter periplasmic adaptor subunit gives rise to the protein MRSIIKQQKLGTPLIFMAVIIFAILTGCSRDGSKEARAEDPRKAPVPVTIAAAEEKSVPIELRAVGNVRAFSTVSVKAQVGGELIAVHFKEGQEVKCGDLLFTIDPAPFEAHLKQAEANLAKHQAELQNAQKQVERYGSVVKKGYVSKENYDQVSTDAIALEAGVLADKAAVENAKLDLRYCYIRSPITGYTGELKVHRGNLIKANDNDRPMVTINQTSPIYLAFSIPERNLPEVKRHMKTRKLDVLAEVPGMEARPLRGELASIDNTVDSGTGTIQLKAIFPNRDTSLWPGQFVNVTLTLGKQDAAVIVPSHAVQAGQQGQYVFVVRPDLIAEVRSVVVERTLGDKAVIDKGIRPDDRVVTDGHVKLFPGAKVKLVKGVE